One window of the Methanocaldococcus vulcanius M7 genome contains the following:
- a CDS encoding transglutaminase-like domain-containing protein: MKIKFLITVLVIATIFSSYAYEKTYDISHVFYYTLTSVKFEEFVKNAEIISPLNANNKTITKDTILVGTPNDNPLIKKYIGFFEVKVNETYPGKDKGVIEKQIINGHTVVILTGSDIQGVYSSILTFANLNDLPDKPIICETFNKAEIYGIPSLDSKYFRNFVEDHLLTLKNIEEVKNISYHLRGDNKKETAENIAKWVAEHVKYDYGKAKKIENGKFEWKDIYNPPLKTVKTGRGICLDYATLTSALLLNDNITPYILDVYLYNESSMRLSKISHASVAVEINNTFFVIDQQPKLIPINEYTTQTFEGNLKIASIVMFKVVKERDKIKIIKYREIPGVAIYGDLVELLNMRFNN, from the coding sequence ATGAAAATAAAATTCCTTATAACAGTATTAGTTATCGCTACTATCTTCAGCTCTTACGCATATGAAAAAACTTACGATATATCCCATGTTTTTTATTATACGCTAACCTCGGTTAAATTTGAAGAATTTGTAAAAAATGCTGAGATAATTTCTCCTCTAAATGCAAATAACAAAACAATAACAAAAGATACCATACTGGTAGGAACACCAAACGATAATCCTCTCATAAAAAAGTATATAGGATTTTTTGAGGTAAAGGTAAATGAAACATATCCTGGGAAAGATAAGGGAGTTATAGAAAAACAGATCATAAATGGACATACGGTGGTTATTTTAACGGGCTCAGATATTCAAGGAGTTTATTCATCAATTTTAACATTTGCAAACTTGAATGATTTGCCGGATAAACCGATAATATGTGAAACATTCAATAAAGCAGAGATATATGGGATTCCTTCGCTTGATAGTAAGTATTTTAGAAATTTTGTTGAAGATCATTTATTGACATTAAAAAATATTGAGGAGGTTAAAAATATATCATATCACCTGAGGGGAGATAATAAAAAAGAAACTGCCGAGAATATTGCAAAATGGGTAGCGGAGCATGTAAAGTATGATTATGGAAAAGCTAAAAAAATAGAAAATGGAAAATTTGAATGGAAAGATATATATAATCCTCCTTTAAAGACAGTGAAAACAGGAAGGGGAATATGTTTAGATTATGCAACATTAACCTCCGCTTTGTTGTTGAATGATAATATAACCCCCTATATTTTAGATGTTTATTTATATAATGAATCATCTATGCGTTTATCTAAAATAAGTCACGCATCTGTTGCAGTAGAGATTAACAATACTTTCTTTGTTATAGATCAGCAACCAAAATTAATTCCAATAAATGAATATACCACTCAAACGTTTGAAGGAAATTTAAAAATTGCAAGTATTGTAATGTTTAAGGTCGTGAAAGAAAGAGATAAGATAAAAATAATAAAATATCGTGAAATTCCGGGAGTTGCTATATATGGGGATTTGGTAGAGTTGTTAAATATGAGATTTAATAATTAA
- a CDS encoding proteasome-activating nucleotidase, translating to MVFEEFISAELKKEKKSFEFKEEDSEKIEEKENIGEDTVKEQLKDKAVIAELESRILKLELEKKELERENLQLMKENEILRRELDRMRVPPLIVGTVVDKIGERKVVVKSSTGPSFLVNISHFVNPEDLTPGKRVCLNQQTLTVVDVLPENKDYRAKAMEIDEKPSVKYEDIGGLEKQIQEVREVVELPLKHPELFEKIGIEPPKGILLYGPPGTGKTLLAKAVATETNATFIRVVGSELVKKFIGEGASLVKDIFKLAKEKAPSIIFIDEIDAIAAKRTDALTGGDREVQRTLMQLLAEMDGFDARGDVKIIGATNRPDILDPAILRPGRFDRIIEVPAPDEKGRLEILKIHTKKMNLDKDVNLEEIAKMTEGCVGAELKAICTEAGMNAIRELRDYITMDDFKKAVEKIMSKKEVKIKEPAHLEVLYR from the coding sequence ATGGTTTTTGAGGAATTCATTTCAGCAGAATTAAAAAAAGAAAAAAAATCATTTGAATTTAAAGAAGAAGATAGTGAGAAAATAGAGGAAAAAGAGAATATTGGAGAGGATACGGTTAAAGAACAGTTAAAAGATAAAGCAGTTATTGCAGAGTTAGAAAGTAGAATATTAAAATTAGAGTTGGAAAAAAAAGAACTTGAACGAGAAAACTTACAATTGATGAAAGAAAATGAAATTCTTAGAAGAGAACTTGATAGAATGAGAGTTCCACCCCTTATCGTTGGAACCGTTGTTGATAAGATAGGGGAAAGGAAAGTAGTTGTTAAAAGTTCGACCGGGCCAAGTTTTTTAGTCAACATCTCCCACTTTGTAAATCCAGAAGACCTAACTCCCGGAAAGAGAGTTTGTTTAAATCAGCAGACATTAACTGTTGTTGATGTATTGCCTGAAAACAAGGATTATAGGGCTAAGGCAATGGAGATAGATGAAAAGCCATCTGTTAAATATGAGGACATTGGAGGATTAGAAAAACAGATTCAGGAAGTTAGAGAAGTCGTTGAACTTCCATTGAAACATCCAGAATTGTTCGAAAAAATTGGAATTGAGCCACCAAAAGGTATTCTACTCTATGGACCACCAGGAACTGGAAAGACATTATTGGCAAAGGCAGTTGCCACAGAAACAAACGCTACATTCATAAGAGTCGTTGGTTCTGAACTGGTTAAAAAGTTTATTGGAGAAGGAGCTTCGTTAGTTAAAGACATATTTAAATTAGCAAAAGAGAAAGCACCTTCAATCATATTCATAGATGAGATCGATGCCATTGCTGCAAAAAGAACAGATGCTTTAACTGGAGGAGACAGGGAAGTTCAGAGAACATTAATGCAGTTATTGGCAGAGATGGATGGATTTGATGCAAGAGGAGATGTTAAAATAATTGGAGCCACAAACAGACCTGACATTTTAGATCCTGCAATATTAAGACCTGGAAGATTTGATAGGATTATTGAAGTCCCAGCTCCTGATGAGAAGGGTAGATTAGAGATATTGAAGATTCATACAAAGAAAATGAATCTCGACAAGGACGTTAATCTGGAAGAGATCGCTAAGATGACCGAGGGCTGTGTAGGGGCTGAGTTAAAGGCAATCTGCACTGAGGCAGGGATGAACGCAATTAGAGAGCTAAGGGATTACATAACAATGGATGACTTTAAAAAAGCAGTAGAAAAAATTATGAGTAAAAAAGAAGTTAAAATCAAAGAACCAGCACACTTAGAAGTGCTCTATAGATAA
- a CDS encoding type II secretion system F family protein has protein sequence MNFFANLKLKYYKLAMKLFKIEDEKFDEILLKAGVKAVSSTYLPVVFLTAIIVGFILFIIFLIIFNILYAIFALIGGVFIVILVGVLYPYVLAEEKAKSIDENLPYAFAFISALSSANIPVVEIFTSLSKEDIYGGMSEEAKEIVKDTKVFNYDIITTFLRRARITPSKKLSSVYYNIVASLIVGAEMKNIFHEIYDRLMEDRKLELLEAIEKVEILSEFYVIACGMIPLFVVMTVPVASSISAILQSASMFGNPNLLPLTFYLWVPIASIIFMGLVYGILPKDFKLNVSLLDILKEFDEPEIEGIKMKFKWKPVHFITLFLWMLSIVFFILFFLRKSLFMFHGTDFLMFGILFLILPFILTSYWHFIIENQKEKYYPIFLNDLTMAVRSGMDIIRAMQVCAKTNYGPLTKIVKKMAIQMSWGRPVNEVFEDLERTEKSLIAKRIASILKECAVSGGDIKDILTSVTVHAYKLSEMKREISARQFIYVVVIYLSFFLYLGTSYIMIHSLLPTLLKNVHGGLGIEFYKSYLFQGVLIYALFSGASLGILTERSVIAGIKHILLMLIVGYMLFKLYIGG, from the coding sequence TTGAATTTTTTTGCCAATTTAAAGTTAAAGTATTATAAATTGGCTATGAAGCTCTTTAAAATAGAGGATGAGAAATTTGATGAAATCTTATTAAAAGCAGGAGTAAAGGCAGTTTCCTCCACGTACTTACCAGTTGTATTTTTAACTGCCATAATAGTGGGATTTATATTATTTATTATATTTTTAATAATATTTAATATACTTTACGCGATCTTTGCCTTAATTGGGGGAGTTTTTATTGTTATTCTCGTGGGAGTTTTATATCCCTATGTCTTAGCCGAAGAAAAAGCAAAAAGTATCGATGAAAACTTACCCTATGCATTTGCATTTATCTCTGCACTCTCATCAGCAAACATTCCTGTGGTGGAGATCTTCACATCCCTGTCAAAGGAAGATATTTATGGAGGGATGAGTGAAGAGGCAAAAGAAATCGTTAAAGACACAAAAGTGTTTAATTATGATATTATAACAACATTTTTAAGAAGAGCAAGAATAACACCAAGTAAAAAGTTATCATCTGTTTATTATAACATTGTCGCCTCGTTAATCGTTGGAGCAGAGATGAAAAATATCTTTCACGAGATATATGATAGATTGATGGAAGATAGGAAGTTGGAGTTGTTGGAAGCAATTGAAAAAGTTGAGATACTGTCTGAATTTTATGTAATTGCTTGTGGTATGATCCCTCTCTTCGTTGTAATGACTGTTCCAGTAGCTTCATCGATCAGTGCAATCCTACAAAGTGCATCCATGTTTGGAAATCCAAATCTCCTCCCTTTAACTTTTTATCTATGGGTTCCAATAGCATCAATAATATTTATGGGATTGGTATATGGAATCCTACCAAAAGATTTTAAATTAAACGTCTCCCTATTAGATATTTTGAAAGAATTTGACGAGCCAGAAATAGAAGGCATAAAGATGAAATTTAAATGGAAGCCAGTTCATTTTATTACATTGTTTCTTTGGATGCTCTCTATTGTATTTTTTATATTGTTCTTCCTTAGAAAGTCCCTATTTATGTTTCATGGAACCGATTTTCTAATGTTTGGAATTTTATTCTTGATCTTGCCTTTTATTTTAACAAGCTATTGGCATTTTATTATTGAAAATCAGAAAGAAAAATATTATCCAATCTTTTTAAACGATTTAACAATGGCTGTGAGAAGTGGGATGGATATAATTAGAGCAATGCAGGTTTGTGCAAAAACCAACTATGGACCTTTAACAAAGATCGTTAAAAAGATGGCAATTCAGATGTCGTGGGGGAGGCCAGTAAATGAAGTATTTGAAGACCTGGAGAGAACAGAGAAATCTCTAATCGCAAAAAGAATTGCTTCAATACTAAAAGAATGTGCCGTCTCTGGTGGAGATATAAAAGATATATTAACATCAGTAACTGTTCATGCATATAAGTTAAGTGAAATGAAGAGGGAGATAAGTGCACGGCAATTTATATACGTAGTTGTTATCTACCTCTCCTTTTTTCTCTATCTTGGAACCTCATATATAATGATTCACTCTCTCCTCCCTACACTTTTAAAGAACGTTCATGGGGGTTTAGGCATTGAGTTTTACAAGAGTTATTTATTCCAAGGAGTGCTTATCTATGCACTTTTCTCTGGAGCTTCCTTGGGAATACTCACTGAAAGGTCAGTAATCGCAGGGATAAAACATATACTACTGATGTTAATTGTTGGATATATGCTCTTTAAACTCTACATCGGGGGATAA
- a CDS encoding type II/IV secretion system ATPase subunit, which produces MKKNLKNLNIKEIKDLINNINSKINLKNKNIGIKDVLSKKPVKKPDYGEDYIDILKEVYEEIKNLEIYEKKAIGMADIVIGYDKVEKIKKYIVVEPILTKEEIELFLKLRKVVQVLLDVPVEEIDKEKLEDYLKEKIKEIFDDLKLSIDEITKHKLIYFLVKYLLGYGKIDALMKDESLEDISCTGVRKPVYVFHRKYEHLKTNIKFETDEELDSFCISLAQRCGKSLTLANPIVDGSLPDGSRLNVTLGKDISRFGSTFTIRKFTHTPILPTDLIRYGSISPEMLAYLWLLIEYKNSVMVAGEVATGKTTLLNAFSLFIPPQMKIVSIEDTPEIRLYHENWIAGTTRSGFGGEEYEITMMDLLKAALRQRPDYLIVGEVRGEEAKILFQAITTGHLALSTIHAKSPEAVIRRLNAEPMNIPKIMLEQLNAICMQIRLIYKERFVRRTKSITEIVEYDPNIDDIILHDVFWWDPETDTFKFSGKSYLLKRIAEFIGSSEQEIINELYKRAEFLKDLSEKKPDFEEFVKRICEYKEQKGD; this is translated from the coding sequence ATGAAAAAAAACTTAAAAAATCTAAATATAAAGGAAATAAAGGATTTGATTAACAATATAAACAGCAAGATAAACCTAAAAAATAAAAATATAGGGATAAAAGATGTTTTATCAAAAAAACCCGTAAAAAAACCAGATTACGGGGAAGATTATATCGATATATTAAAAGAGGTCTATGAGGAGATAAAAAACTTAGAGATATATGAAAAAAAAGCAATTGGAATGGCAGATATTGTAATTGGATATGATAAAGTTGAGAAAATAAAAAAATACATTGTTGTAGAACCAATATTAACAAAAGAAGAGATCGAGTTATTTCTAAAATTAAGAAAAGTTGTGCAGGTATTATTAGATGTTCCTGTTGAGGAGATAGATAAAGAAAAATTAGAAGATTACTTAAAAGAAAAAATTAAAGAGATCTTTGATGATTTAAAGCTTTCAATTGACGAAATAACAAAACACAAATTAATTTACTTTTTAGTTAAATATCTACTTGGTTATGGAAAAATCGATGCCCTAATGAAAGATGAAAGTTTAGAAGATATTAGCTGCACTGGTGTAAGAAAACCGGTTTATGTATTTCACAGAAAATATGAGCATCTAAAAACCAATATAAAATTTGAAACCGATGAGGAATTGGATTCTTTTTGTATATCTTTGGCTCAAAGATGTGGAAAATCCTTAACACTGGCTAATCCAATAGTAGATGGATCACTTCCAGATGGTAGTAGGTTAAACGTAACCCTTGGAAAAGACATTTCAAGATTTGGATCAACCTTCACAATAAGAAAATTTACACACACGCCTATTTTGCCAACCGACCTGATAAGATACGGAAGTATCTCTCCAGAGATGCTCGCATACCTTTGGTTGCTTATAGAATACAAGAACTCTGTAATGGTTGCCGGAGAAGTCGCCACTGGAAAAACAACCCTTCTAAATGCATTCTCTCTTTTTATTCCTCCTCAAATGAAGATCGTGTCTATTGAAGATACACCAGAGATCAGATTGTATCACGAAAACTGGATCGCTGGAACAACAAGGAGTGGTTTTGGAGGAGAAGAATACGAGATAACCATGATGGATCTGTTAAAAGCTGCTTTAAGACAGAGGCCTGATTATTTAATCGTTGGAGAGGTCAGAGGAGAGGAAGCGAAGATACTATTTCAAGCAATAACAACAGGACATCTTGCTTTATCAACAATACATGCAAAATCACCAGAGGCCGTTATAAGAAGATTGAACGCTGAGCCAATGAACATTCCAAAAATTATGCTTGAACAACTAAATGCAATATGTATGCAAATTCGATTAATCTATAAAGAAAGATTTGTCAGAAGAACTAAATCCATAACAGAGATCGTTGAATATGACCCAAATATTGATGATATTATATTGCATGATGTTTTTTGGTGGGATCCTGAAACAGATACATTCAAATTTTCAGGAAAGAGTTATCTTTTAAAAAGAATTGCAGAGTTTATTGGAAGTTCGGAGCAGGAGATAATAAATGAACTCTATAAAAGAGCTGAATTTTTAAAAGATCTAAGTGAAAAAAAGCCAGATTTTGAAGAATTTGTTAAAAGAATATGCGAGTATAAAGAGCAAAAAGGTGATTAA
- a CDS encoding ATP-binding protein: protein MDHVINLKKLKKHVNPFFITIRRDKIIINNKRMARLSRYKMNKIEEELGISVVYSKTYEYVSTKVGRFITKNKIISPRDVIIVGLSGGKDSLLLLHLLEPYRRKYGIKLIAATVDVNIGGIRPWKEDSEGVKLIKHHCEMLSIPHITLKSELDVVELSEILSKNSRGMEFSPCFSCSVIKRHLLSKLCKEISKRDNLPYEKVKIAYGHNLDDNSDTILANMFKGERLKFMKPITKFNHSEVDYGTFKIPLEECTIIRPMLPVLEQDIVKSLEECNLSYYKDKDECPYSRDRGDSVRKRCHEILEEVEKEIPNIREMIVSSALKTVEYYSKNPILTNEKNNEK, encoded by the coding sequence ATGGATCACGTTATAAATTTAAAAAAACTAAAAAAACACGTAAATCCTTTTTTTATAACAATAAGAAGAGATAAAATTATTATAAACAATAAAAGAATGGCCCGTCTTTCGAGATATAAGATGAATAAGATCGAGGAGGAATTGGGTATTTCAGTAGTGTATTCAAAAACATATGAATATGTATCAACAAAAGTCGGAAGATTCATTACAAAAAATAAAATAATCTCTCCAAGAGACGTTATAATTGTTGGATTAAGTGGAGGTAAAGATAGTTTATTACTTTTACACCTATTAGAACCATATAGAAGAAAGTATGGAATAAAACTAATAGCAGCTACCGTAGATGTCAACATAGGAGGCATTAGGCCTTGGAAAGAGGATAGTGAGGGAGTTAAGTTGATAAAACATCACTGTGAAATGCTTTCAATCCCGCATATCACTTTAAAAAGTGAACTTGATGTCGTAGAGTTGTCTGAAATTCTTAGTAAAAACTCAAGAGGTATGGAGTTTTCTCCGTGTTTTTCATGTTCTGTTATTAAAAGGCATTTATTAAGTAAGTTATGCAAAGAAATTTCTAAAAGAGATAACCTTCCCTATGAGAAAGTAAAAATAGCGTATGGGCATAATTTAGACGATAATTCAGATACCATATTGGCAAATATGTTTAAAGGAGAGAGATTAAAATTTATGAAGCCAATAACAAAATTCAATCATAGTGAAGTTGATTATGGAACATTCAAAATCCCTCTTGAGGAATGCACCATTATAAGGCCAATGCTTCCAGTTTTAGAGCAAGATATTGTAAAATCTCTTGAAGAGTGTAATCTCTCTTACTATAAAGATAAAGATGAATGTCCATACAGTAGAGATAGAGGAGATAGTGTAAGAAAAAGATGCCATGAAATTTTAGAAGAAGTGGAGAAAGAAATTCCAAATATAAGAGAGATGATTGTTAGTTCTGCTTTAAAAACTGTTGAATATTACTCAAAAAATCCTATCCTCACAAATGAGAAAAACAATGAAAAATAA
- a CDS encoding fumarate hydratase: protein MDISEIVVELFKEAVVLLPQDVNNALNVAYSEETENLSKNTLKAIIENNKIAEQKQVPLCQDTGVPIIFLKIGKNINSSEIMEIMEDIKEGVKKATETIPLRPNVVHPITRENFKTNVGLQSPFIQVEFDEKLNREIEITVFPKGAGSENMSALKMLTPSDGIKGVKEFILKTVVEAGGKPCPPIVVGVGIGGTADIALKLAKKALLRKIGERHPDEKIAKLEKELLEKINKLGIGAMGLGGKITSLDVFIEIAGCHTASLPVGVCIQCWANRKASRRIKLD from the coding sequence ATGGATATATCAGAGATAGTGGTTGAGTTATTTAAAGAGGCAGTTGTCTTGCTACCCCAAGATGTAAATAATGCATTAAACGTTGCTTATTCAGAAGAAACAGAAAATCTATCAAAAAATACATTAAAAGCAATAATAGAAAATAATAAAATCGCTGAACAGAAACAAGTTCCTCTATGTCAAGACACAGGGGTTCCAATAATATTTTTAAAAATTGGAAAAAATATTAACTCATCGGAAATAATGGAAATAATGGAAGATATAAAAGAAGGTGTGAAAAAAGCAACCGAAACAATCCCCCTAAGGCCAAACGTAGTCCATCCCATAACAAGAGAAAACTTTAAAACAAATGTAGGTTTACAATCTCCATTTATACAAGTTGAATTTGACGAAAAGTTAAATAGAGAAATTGAAATAACTGTTTTCCCAAAAGGGGCAGGAAGCGAAAATATGAGTGCCCTAAAAATGTTAACACCATCAGATGGAATAAAGGGAGTAAAAGAATTTATCTTAAAAACAGTGGTAGAAGCTGGAGGAAAACCTTGCCCTCCGATCGTTGTAGGCGTTGGGATAGGAGGAACCGCAGATATAGCTTTAAAATTAGCTAAGAAAGCACTGTTAAGAAAAATAGGAGAAAGACATCCCGATGAGAAAATTGCAAAACTCGAAAAAGAACTTTTAGAAAAAATAAATAAACTCGGCATTGGAGCAATGGGTTTAGGAGGAAAAATAACATCCTTAGATGTATTTATTGAAATCGCTGGATGCCACACTGCCTCTCTGCCAGTAGGGGTTTGTATCCAATGCTGGGCAAATAGAAAAGCAAGTAGAAGGATAAAACTGGACTAA
- a CDS encoding A24 family peptidase yields MDLGYIYGLICSIYGAFEDWKKREVNDFLWLSMLWIGAFIHVLYGLSNLLVFFIEVLAIFLITISVKFERFSKIGYCGIFLFIISAFLFKSYFALSFLIFYIIGIFLYYANLMGGGDCKFLMGVSYLKGLIFTFVIFLNAIIFVIPYCVVILLTNIKKGNYKKLKLKHFPLLLIAIKKDIKDVKKFETIMGDDENLSLLPKINEEEEKTYKGEVWATPQLPFLVFICISYIIYMLYPQPIIFDLLKLVMFG; encoded by the coding sequence ATGGATTTAGGATACATCTATGGGCTAATTTGCTCAATATATGGGGCATTTGAAGATTGGAAAAAGAGGGAGGTGAATGATTTCTTATGGCTGTCTATGTTGTGGATAGGGGCTTTTATACACGTTTTATATGGTTTAAGCAATTTGTTAGTGTTTTTTATTGAAGTTCTTGCAATTTTTTTAATAACTATTTCTGTTAAATTTGAAAGATTTAGCAAAATTGGATATTGTGGAATTTTTTTATTTATAATATCTGCTTTTTTATTTAAATCTTATTTTGCACTATCATTTTTAATATTCTATATAATTGGAATTTTTTTATATTATGCAAATCTTATGGGAGGAGGGGATTGTAAATTTTTAATGGGAGTTAGTTATTTAAAAGGCCTGATCTTTACTTTTGTTATATTTTTAAATGCAATAATATTTGTTATTCCCTACTGTGTAGTTATTTTACTAACAAATATAAAAAAGGGGAATTATAAAAAATTAAAATTGAAACATTTTCCTTTATTGCTTATTGCCATAAAAAAAGACATAAAAGATGTTAAAAAATTTGAAACAATTATGGGAGACGATGAAAACCTCTCCCTACTACCAAAAATAAATGAAGAAGAGGAAAAAACTTATAAAGGAGAAGTTTGGGCAACTCCACAACTTCCATTTTTGGTATTTATCTGCATCTCATACATTATCTATATGCTTTATCCTCAACCCATAATATTTGATTTATTAAAGTTGGTAATGTTTGGTTAA
- a CDS encoding roadblock/LC7 domain-containing protein, which translates to MIDRVLLELNKTEGIKGSMVVGKDGLVIASQLPGSVDAELVGAMASAAFGAAERTAAEIGMGNLEQTMIEGEHGKTLMVDAGEGILVVLTDAKVNLGLIRITMKRAAEKVKAMF; encoded by the coding sequence ATGATTGATAGGGTTTTGTTGGAGTTGAATAAGACGGAGGGTATTAAGGGTTCTATGGTTGTTGGTAAGGATGGGTTGGTTATTGCATCCCAGTTGCCTGGTAGTGTTGATGCTGAGTTGGTTGGGGCTATGGCTTCTGCTGCTTTTGGGGCTGCTGAGAGGACAGCGGCAGAGATTGGAATGGGTAATTTAGAACAAACAATGATTGAAGGAGAACATGGTAAAACATTAATGGTTGATGCAGGAGAAGGAATCTTAGTCGTATTAACCGATGCAAAAGTAAACTTAGGACTAATAAGAATAACCATGAAAAGAGCAGCAGAAAAAGTAAAAGCAATGTTCTAA
- the cobQ gene encoding cobyric acid synthase CobQ, translating into MAEFIMVVGTSSNSGKTTITAGLCRILANKGYKVAPFKSQNMSLNSRVAKEDGEIAIAQYTQSLACRVEPSVHFNPILLKPKGNFTSQVIVHGKPYKDMNYNEYRKNKDFFLKKIKESLEILNREYDYVVMEGAGSCCEINLLKDDIANLRIAEMVNAKAILVADIDRGGVFASIYGTIKLLPEKWRKLIKGIVINKFRGNVDVLKEGIEKIEELTGIPVLGIVPYDENLVLPEEDSQSIQKMREFGNIKSGVEIDVVKFSKISNFTDLDPLRYDAHIKFLDFKDDITGDILVLPGTRSSTKEAMYLRKYNFEEKILDFLKEGGVVIGICGGYQVLGEKLIDRERKESEIGDVDGLSIFNAKTYLGNEKVIKNSRGVLSIEGKNFNVFGYEIHEGITHSREKPLIKVERGFGNRGDGFDGAIKRFGDGIVIGTYFHGIFENYMFRNYIINIIRKKKGLEEINHDSYKDSIERNLNYFAEIVEKNVNLNPIFEG; encoded by the coding sequence ATGGCAGAGTTTATAATGGTTGTGGGAACATCATCTAATAGCGGAAAAACAACGATAACTGCTGGATTATGTAGAATTTTGGCAAATAAGGGATATAAAGTAGCTCCTTTTAAGTCCCAAAATATGAGTTTAAATTCAAGGGTTGCGAAGGAAGATGGGGAAATTGCAATAGCCCAATACACCCAAAGCTTAGCTTGTAGAGTTGAGCCGTCAGTGCATTTTAATCCAATTTTATTAAAACCAAAGGGGAATTTTACATCACAAGTTATAGTTCATGGAAAACCATATAAAGATATGAATTATAACGAATATAGAAAGAATAAGGACTTTTTTCTAAAAAAAATTAAAGAAAGTTTAGAAATTTTAAATAGGGAGTATGATTATGTGGTTATGGAAGGGGCTGGGAGTTGTTGTGAAATAAACTTATTAAAGGATGATATTGCAAATTTAAGAATAGCAGAAATGGTAAATGCTAAGGCGATTTTAGTTGCAGATATTGATAGAGGTGGTGTTTTTGCCTCAATATATGGAACTATAAAACTCCTTCCTGAAAAGTGGAGGAAATTAATTAAAGGAATTGTGATAAATAAATTTAGAGGTAATGTAGATGTCCTAAAAGAGGGAATTGAAAAAATAGAAGAGTTAACTGGAATTCCTGTGTTAGGTATAGTTCCATATGATGAAAACCTTGTTCTGCCAGAGGAGGATAGCCAGTCAATTCAAAAAATGAGGGAATTTGGAAATATAAAAAGTGGAGTCGAAATTGATGTAGTTAAATTTAGTAAAATATCTAATTTCACTGACTTAGATCCCCTGAGATACGATGCACATATAAAATTTTTGGACTTTAAAGACGATATAACTGGAGATATATTAGTCCTTCCCGGAACAAGAAGTTCTACAAAGGAGGCAATGTATTTAAGGAAATATAATTTTGAAGAGAAAATTTTAGATTTTTTAAAAGAGGGAGGGGTTGTTATTGGAATCTGTGGGGGTTATCAAGTTTTAGGAGAGAAGTTGATAGATCGCGAAAGAAAAGAATCAGAAATTGGAGATGTAGATGGGTTAAGTATATTTAATGCAAAAACATATCTTGGTAATGAAAAGGTAATAAAAAATTCTCGAGGGGTTTTATCAATAGAAGGAAAGAATTTTAATGTTTTTGGATATGAAATACATGAAGGAATTACCCATTCCAGAGAAAAGCCCCTTATAAAAGTTGAAAGAGGATTTGGAAATCGAGGAGATGGATTTGATGGTGCAATTAAAAGATTTGGAGATGGAATTGTTATAGGAACATATTTTCATGGGATATTTGAAAATTACATGTTTAGAAATTATATAATAAACATCATTAGAAAGAAAAAAGGATTAGAGGAGATAAATCACGACTCATATAAAGACAGTATAGAAAGAAATTTAAATTACTTTGCTGAAATTGTGGAAAAAAATGTTAACTTAAATCCTATATTTGAGGGGTAG